From one Paenibacillus sp. FSL K6-1330 genomic stretch:
- the yihA gene encoding ribosome biogenesis GTP-binding protein YihA/YsxC, with translation MKVTKAEFVISAVVPAQYPEDALPEIALAGRSNVGKSSLINRMISRKNLARTSATPGKTQQLNYYRVNDDLYLVDFPGYGYAKVSKTQRAAFGEMIERYLLSREELKLVLLIVDMRHPPSKDDISMYEWLQHYNRPVCVVATKADKIPKTRREKHVKIVKETLGFKPYHSFVMFSSELGLGKDELWAIMESHMGTMNEEEEPYLDSETEGNEQA, from the coding sequence ATGAAAGTTACGAAAGCCGAGTTTGTCATCAGTGCTGTCGTACCTGCTCAATATCCTGAAGACGCCTTGCCGGAAATTGCTCTGGCAGGGCGTTCCAATGTGGGCAAGTCATCACTGATTAATCGTATGATATCCCGTAAGAACCTGGCCCGAACCAGTGCAACACCAGGGAAAACCCAGCAGCTCAACTATTATCGGGTGAACGACGACCTGTATCTGGTCGATTTTCCCGGCTATGGTTATGCGAAGGTATCCAAGACCCAGCGTGCGGCATTTGGCGAAATGATTGAGAGATATTTGCTCAGTCGGGAAGAACTGAAGCTTGTATTACTGATTGTGGACATGCGTCACCCGCCCTCAAAAGATGACATCAGCATGTATGAATGGCTGCAGCATTATAACCGGCCGGTATGCGTGGTTGCGACCAAGGCGGACAAAATTCCGAAAACGCGCCGTGAGAAGCATGTAAAGATCGTGAAGGAAACACTAGGCTTCAAACCCTATCACTCTTTTGTCATGTTTTCATCCGAGCTCGGTCTGGGTAAAGATGAGTTATGGGCCATCATGGAGTCCCATATGGGGACTATGAATGAAGAGGAAGAGCCATATCTGGATTCGGAAACGGAAGGCAATGAGCAAGCCTGA
- a CDS encoding non-ribosomal peptide synthetase module encodes MAQRLATEYVNATMQMTDIQMDQFLQYTQAFRVTNRVKVMDSGEQVFVLEDESGEEVHLPFERKNGLYVCELSCRLVTPHLTNAVRKLFAAFKGSGKVNRIYRGFTMSYDYHAGTVHRITQVTGNDSIVIYEYKNTAGELQRLFNSNEAEKEIESIQHHINVLLDQRIAAGNDNLITKTIDERLRRFNQRLFVLEA; translated from the coding sequence ATGGCTCAGCGGTTAGCCACAGAATATGTTAATGCCACAATGCAAATGACGGATATTCAAATGGATCAATTTCTGCAGTATACCCAAGCTTTCCGGGTTACTAACCGGGTAAAAGTCATGGATAGCGGAGAGCAGGTGTTCGTGCTCGAAGATGAAAGCGGGGAAGAAGTTCATTTGCCCTTTGAACGCAAGAATGGCTTGTACGTCTGTGAGCTGTCGTGCCGATTGGTTACTCCCCATCTGACAAATGCCGTACGCAAACTGTTTGCGGCTTTTAAGGGATCAGGTAAAGTGAATCGGATTTATCGCGGCTTTACGATGAGCTACGACTACCACGCGGGAACGGTGCACAGAATTACGCAAGTCACCGGGAACGACAGCATTGTCATTTATGAGTACAAGAATACGGCAGGAGAGCTGCAGCGACTCTTCAACAGCAATGAAGCAGAGAAAGAGATCGAATCCATCCAGCATCATATTAACGTGCTTCTGGACCAACGGATTGCAGCAGGGAATGATAATCTTATTACGAAGACCATAGATGAGCGGCTGCGACGGTTTAATCAACGCCTATTCGTGCTAGAGGCCTAA
- the speD gene encoding adenosylmethionine decarboxylase: MEYSTFGRHVAVDTWGVDFELLNSAEFLQAQMVEAAEACGATVMSVQSKQFEPQGATVLVLLSESHLSIHTYPERGFAAIDCYTCGETVDPQLAIDYLVSALKPEKCYAKKLVRGLGEMTVETPEMNQAELV; the protein is encoded by the coding sequence ATGGAATACTCAACTTTCGGAAGACACGTTGCTGTTGATACTTGGGGAGTCGATTTTGAACTATTGAACAGTGCAGAATTTTTGCAAGCTCAGATGGTGGAAGCCGCTGAAGCATGTGGAGCAACGGTAATGTCCGTCCAATCCAAGCAATTTGAACCACAAGGTGCAACTGTGCTGGTGTTGCTGTCGGAAAGCCATCTCTCGATTCACACATACCCTGAGAGAGGTTTTGCTGCGATTGACTGTTATACCTGCGGGGAGACAGTAGATCCGCAACTGGCTATTGACTATCTGGTATCCGCTTTGAAACCTGAAAAATGCTATGCTAAGAAACTCGTGCGAGGACTCGGCGAAATGACCGTGGAAACGCCTGAGATGAACCAGGCTGAACTCGTTTAA
- the hemA gene encoding glutamyl-tRNA reductase, whose product MHIVVVGLNYRTAPVEVRERFTFSEEDMPKALEQLNSTKSVLEGVIVATCNRTEIYVVVDRLHMCGYFIRSFMEQWFGINREEFTQHLYIYEDEQAISHLFKVTCGLDSMVIGETQILGQVRNAFLTSQQQNATGTWFNMLFKQAVTLGKRAHSETSIGESAVSVSYAAVELGKRIFGTFNDKKVMILGAGKMSELTVKHLYANGAAEVIVANRTLGRAEELARKIQGTPCTIAEAKNLLHEVDIIISSTGSNEYVLNAERVKESMKKRQARPLFMIDIAVPRDIDPVIGELSNVFLYDIDDLEGIVETNMEMRRVEAAKIEVMIQEEMDAFHTWLKTLGVRPAIRALQEKSNTIHEETMESLFNKLPELDERQRKVIRRLTKSIVNQMMHDPINRIKEMTGGKQGGEALDYFSQIFALESLIHENEQEARSRNKKATAPVKAERTKNAVDQQAEEKPLKVSLAPATL is encoded by the coding sequence ATGCACATCGTCGTTGTTGGGTTGAACTATCGCACGGCGCCCGTGGAAGTCAGAGAACGTTTTACATTCTCGGAAGAAGACATGCCGAAGGCGTTAGAGCAGCTAAATTCGACCAAGAGCGTATTGGAAGGCGTCATTGTCGCTACCTGCAACCGCACTGAGATTTATGTTGTGGTAGACCGCCTTCATATGTGCGGCTACTTTATCCGCAGTTTTATGGAACAGTGGTTCGGCATTAATCGTGAAGAATTTACACAACACCTCTATATATATGAAGACGAACAAGCGATTTCCCATCTGTTTAAGGTTACTTGCGGCTTGGATTCCATGGTCATTGGAGAGACGCAGATCCTGGGACAGGTGCGCAATGCTTTTTTGACGTCGCAGCAGCAGAATGCCACCGGTACTTGGTTTAATATGTTGTTTAAGCAAGCTGTTACGCTCGGCAAGCGGGCTCATTCCGAGACATCGATCGGAGAGAGTGCTGTTTCTGTCAGCTATGCTGCGGTGGAACTGGGTAAACGGATTTTCGGTACGTTTAACGACAAAAAAGTAATGATTCTCGGCGCAGGCAAGATGAGCGAACTTACCGTGAAGCATCTTTATGCCAACGGTGCTGCGGAAGTAATTGTAGCCAACCGTACGCTTGGCCGTGCGGAGGAACTTGCACGCAAGATCCAAGGGACGCCGTGCACCATAGCCGAAGCCAAGAATTTGCTGCATGAAGTCGATATTATTATTAGCTCTACGGGCTCGAATGAATATGTTCTGAATGCGGAGCGGGTTAAAGAGAGCATGAAGAAACGTCAGGCCCGCCCGTTGTTCATGATTGATATTGCTGTGCCACGGGATATCGATCCGGTGATTGGGGAACTTTCCAATGTGTTCTTGTACGATATTGATGATCTGGAAGGCATTGTAGAGACCAATATGGAAATGCGCCGGGTGGAAGCAGCGAAGATTGAAGTAATGATTCAAGAAGAGATGGATGCATTCCACACATGGCTGAAGACGCTCGGTGTCAGACCGGCGATTCGGGCCTTGCAGGAGAAGTCGAATACCATTCATGAAGAAACGATGGAAAGCTTGTTCAACAAGCTTCCAGAACTGGATGAACGCCAGCGAAAAGTCATCCGTCGTTTGACCAAGAGCATCGTTAACCAGATGATGCATGATCCCATTAACCGGATTAAGGAAATGACGGGCGGCAAGCAGGGCGGTGAAGCACTGGATTATTTTTCACAAATCTTTGCGCTGGAAAGCCTGATCCATGAGAATGAGCAGGAAGCCCGCAGCCGCAACAAGAAAGCAACTGCACCCGTTAAAGCTGAACGGACGAAGAATGCTGTAGATCAGCAGGCAGAAGAGAAACCGCTTAAGGTGTCTCTAGCCCCAGCCACCCTTTGA
- the ccsA gene encoding cytochrome c biogenesis protein CcsA, with protein MLLNLIYITGICIYALSLLFYISDCVSRNSVAKRIGTGLLVITALLQFTGISIRAMEGGHFHFPVFTLFDFLFLLAFCISITSIALAYLKRSEFAVLLMNLVGFSVMLVNRLWVTAGDNALYSWETEHRLLLIHIALASVSFAALTVGAVFAAIYMFLHRKLKHKQWNDTIRRLPSLEKLDVYSYKALMAGTIILVMSLILAVMSVAMAGRWTLFLDIKVLSTLTALAMYLVYFIKRRLWRRSGREAAIWALIGYGFIILNFFLNTWSAFHSWSGV; from the coding sequence ATGCTGTTAAACTTAATTTATATCACCGGCATTTGTATCTATGCCCTGAGCCTTCTGTTTTATATCTCGGATTGCGTTTCACGCAATTCGGTGGCGAAGCGGATAGGCACAGGGCTTCTTGTTATTACTGCACTGTTACAATTCACCGGAATCAGCATCAGAGCGATGGAAGGCGGACACTTCCACTTCCCGGTGTTTACGCTGTTTGATTTCCTGTTCCTGCTGGCGTTCTGCATATCGATTACTTCGATTGCCCTGGCGTATTTGAAGCGGTCGGAATTTGCCGTCCTGTTAATGAACCTCGTCGGGTTTAGCGTCATGCTGGTCAATCGTTTATGGGTCACGGCGGGAGACAATGCATTGTACAGCTGGGAGACGGAACATCGTCTCTTGCTTATTCATATTGCCCTGGCGAGTGTCAGCTTCGCCGCTTTGACCGTCGGGGCTGTGTTTGCGGCGATTTATATGTTCCTTCACCGGAAACTGAAGCACAAGCAATGGAATGATACGATCCGCAGGCTGCCAAGTCTGGAGAAGCTTGATGTTTATTCTTATAAAGCGCTGATGGCTGGAACGATTATTCTGGTCATGTCGCTCATTTTGGCCGTCATGTCGGTGGCCATGGCTGGGCGATGGACCTTGTTCTTGGATATCAAAGTCCTGTCTACATTGACGGCTCTTGCGATGTATTTGGTTTATTTCATCAAACGTCGCCTGTGGAGAAGGTCAGGCAGGGAAGCAGCCATATGGGCCTTAATCGGGTATGGATTCATTATTTTGAATTTCTTTCTCAATACGTGGTCCGCTTTCCATAGTTGGTCAGGAGTGTGA
- a CDS encoding NAD(P)-dependent oxidoreductase — protein MAYDDHYVPVLLNCRGRLCLIVGGGKVAERKADTLLNAGASVHIVSPILRSEKLQRLANEKALRWTKRKYQSDDLTGAFMVHAATDDSMLNLKIAEDADRLGVLVNVASNGEAGTFINPTVLRRGRLTLAVSTSGAGPMAARGIRDDLEEQFGPEYEDYLDFLYRMRSIIREEVESADARRRLLHKAYRMDMLGEIRREGYAPWSEDKIKQWIANNQEE, from the coding sequence ATGGCATATGATGATCATTATGTGCCCGTCCTGCTGAACTGCAGGGGACGTCTATGCTTGATTGTCGGCGGCGGCAAGGTGGCGGAACGTAAAGCCGACACCCTGCTGAATGCCGGAGCAAGCGTACATATTGTAAGTCCCATACTACGAAGCGAGAAACTTCAACGTTTGGCCAATGAGAAGGCTCTTCGATGGACGAAGCGGAAGTATCAATCAGACGATCTGACAGGCGCGTTCATGGTTCATGCGGCAACGGACGACAGCATGCTGAACCTGAAGATAGCGGAGGACGCCGATCGTCTTGGCGTGTTGGTTAACGTAGCCAGCAACGGCGAGGCCGGGACGTTTATCAACCCGACGGTGCTGCGACGAGGGAGGCTTACACTGGCTGTATCAACATCAGGAGCTGGGCCGATGGCCGCACGCGGTATACGCGACGATCTCGAAGAACAGTTCGGGCCTGAGTATGAGGATTATTTGGATTTTTTATATAGGATGCGTTCGATAATCAGGGAAGAGGTGGAGTCTGCTGATGCACGCAGGCGGCTGCTGCACAAGGCATACCGCATGGATATGCTCGGAGAGATCCGCCGCGAAGGTTATGCGCCCTGGAGTGAGGATAAAATCAAGCAGTGGATTGCGAATAATCAGGAGGAATGA
- the hemC gene encoding hydroxymethylbilane synthase, with protein MRTIVVGSRQSALALTQTGQVIDDLKRLAKEHGLDYDFTVKKIVTKGDRILDVTLSKVGGKGLFVKEIEQAMIDGEIDMAVHSMKDMPSVLPEGLVSGAVPARKDPRDCLISKEGATLDDLPTGAKVGTSSLRRSSQLKAYRPDLQIEWIRGNIDSRIRKMEDGEFQAIILATAGLQRMGWEDRITSYLPVEISLPAVGQGALGIECRENDAELLHLLSLYNDDVTARTVAAERKFLSELNGGCQVPIGAYAVLKNVDAEDSRGAQNVIQLTGMVGSPDGEIVLKESAEGTDPESLGVEVAAKLKAKGAEKILAQVRG; from the coding sequence ATGCGCACAATCGTAGTTGGCAGTAGACAAAGTGCTCTGGCACTGACACAGACAGGACAGGTTATCGATGATTTAAAGCGTTTAGCCAAGGAGCATGGTCTGGACTATGACTTCACCGTCAAGAAAATCGTCACCAAGGGGGACCGCATACTGGATGTTACGCTTTCCAAGGTAGGCGGCAAAGGATTGTTTGTCAAAGAAATCGAGCAGGCAATGATCGACGGTGAGATTGATATGGCGGTTCATAGCATGAAGGACATGCCCTCTGTTCTGCCCGAAGGTTTGGTGTCCGGCGCGGTGCCGGCAAGAAAGGATCCTCGTGATTGCCTGATCTCCAAAGAAGGGGCAACGCTGGATGACCTTCCTACAGGTGCCAAAGTGGGGACAAGCAGTCTGCGCCGGTCCAGCCAGCTCAAGGCCTATCGGCCGGATCTGCAGATCGAATGGATTCGAGGGAATATCGATTCTCGCATTCGCAAAATGGAGGATGGTGAATTTCAGGCCATCATTCTGGCGACCGCAGGTCTTCAGCGCATGGGCTGGGAGGACCGGATCACATCGTACTTGCCGGTTGAAATTAGCCTGCCTGCCGTTGGCCAGGGCGCACTCGGGATTGAATGCCGCGAGAACGATGCTGAGCTGCTGCATTTGCTCTCACTTTATAATGATGATGTCACCGCACGAACCGTTGCGGCTGAACGCAAGTTTCTGAGCGAGCTGAACGGAGGATGCCAGGTGCCTATCGGGGCTTACGCTGTCCTGAAGAATGTGGATGCCGAAGATTCCCGCGGAGCACAAAACGTTATACAATTAACAGGAATGGTTGGCTCTCCTGACGGCGAAATCGTATTGAAGGAAAGCGCCGAAGGAACCGATCCTGAATCGCTCGGAGTGGAAGTGGCTGCAAAGCTGAAAGCTAAAGGAGCGGAGAAGATACTGGCACAAGTTAGGGGTTGA
- the cobA gene encoding uroporphyrinogen-III C-methyltransferase, whose protein sequence is MAGKVYLVGAGPGDARLITIKGKECIEKADVVVYDRLASPRLLRWMKPGAEKVYVGKLPDRHTMKQEQINQLLVDYALEEKTVVRLKGGDPTIFGRVGEEAELLYRHGILYEIVPGITSAISVPAYAGIPVTHRDHASSLSIITGHESPEKLDRMIQWDKVTNATGTLIFMMGVAKIGYISRQLIKHGRPPETPVALIRWGTRAEQDTLTGTLADIEDRVKAADFQPPAVIVVGQVVLQREHLKWAERLPLFGKRILVTRARSQASALVSQIEELGGEPYEFPVIDIVMPSKDEVLAGVQQALDKLSTYDWVFFTSVNGVEFFFRHLKENGRDIRSLASARIVAVGPATAHALGNYGIAAEVIKERYQAEGIIDAYGSELKPGQRVLLPRGDLARKWLPEKLTEMGLLVTEAVIYENVLCGEDDDELLKLLQDGGIHAVTFTSSSTVTNLLKALKGMGVADPAELLKGSTIACIGPLTAQTAEEAGLHVSLLAEEATIDSLVKALCIWNENDPRRVAP, encoded by the coding sequence ATGGCAGGCAAGGTTTATCTCGTGGGAGCAGGACCGGGCGATGCACGCCTGATCACGATTAAAGGCAAGGAATGCATTGAGAAGGCAGATGTCGTGGTGTACGACCGATTAGCCAGCCCTCGGCTGCTGCGGTGGATGAAGCCCGGAGCGGAGAAGGTCTATGTAGGCAAGCTCCCCGATCGGCATACGATGAAGCAGGAGCAGATCAATCAGCTGCTGGTTGATTATGCTTTGGAAGAAAAGACGGTCGTCCGTTTAAAGGGCGGCGATCCAACCATCTTCGGTAGAGTAGGCGAAGAAGCGGAGCTGTTATACCGTCATGGCATCTTGTACGAGATTGTACCGGGGATCACCTCAGCGATCAGCGTTCCGGCTTATGCCGGGATTCCGGTGACGCATCGTGACCATGCTTCATCTTTATCCATCATTACCGGGCATGAAAGTCCCGAAAAGCTGGACCGGATGATTCAATGGGATAAGGTGACCAATGCAACGGGGACTTTGATTTTTATGATGGGTGTGGCCAAGATCGGATATATCAGTCGTCAACTGATCAAACATGGCAGGCCGCCAGAAACCCCGGTGGCTCTTATTAGATGGGGAACCCGAGCGGAGCAAGATACGCTGACGGGGACGCTGGCGGACATCGAGGACAGAGTCAAGGCAGCGGATTTTCAGCCGCCTGCCGTCATCGTTGTTGGACAGGTGGTGCTTCAGCGGGAGCACCTGAAGTGGGCAGAACGGCTGCCTCTGTTCGGTAAACGAATTCTGGTCACGAGGGCCCGAAGCCAGGCCAGTGCATTGGTATCCCAAATCGAAGAGCTCGGCGGAGAGCCTTATGAATTTCCCGTCATCGACATCGTCATGCCTTCGAAGGACGAAGTGCTTGCTGGCGTTCAACAAGCACTGGACAAGCTGAGTACGTATGACTGGGTATTCTTCACCAGCGTGAACGGAGTCGAATTCTTTTTCCGCCACTTGAAGGAGAATGGGCGCGATATTCGTTCCCTAGCCTCTGCCCGCATCGTCGCGGTTGGTCCAGCAACAGCCCATGCTCTTGGTAATTACGGCATAGCCGCTGAAGTCATTAAGGAGCGGTACCAGGCGGAAGGCATTATCGATGCTTACGGTTCAGAGCTCAAGCCTGGTCAGCGTGTGCTGCTGCCTCGGGGCGATCTGGCACGCAAGTGGCTGCCAGAGAAGCTGACGGAAATGGGTCTGCTCGTGACGGAAGCCGTGATCTATGAGAACGTGCTATGTGGTGAGGACGATGATGAGCTGTTGAAGCTGCTTCAAGATGGCGGCATTCACGCCGTTACTTTTACCAGTTCCTCTACCGTTACCAATCTGCTGAAGGCGCTGAAGGGGATGGGCGTAGCAGATCCTGCCGAACTGTTAAAAGGATCGACGATTGCTTGCATCGGACCTTTGACCGCCCAGACGGCAGAGGAAGCCGGTCTGCACGTATCCCTCCTCGCCGAGGAAGCGACGATCGACAGTCTGGTGAAGGCCTTGTGCATTTGGAATGAGAACGATCCACGCCGCGTTGCGCCATAA
- the hemB gene encoding porphobilinogen synthase encodes MSFPIVRHRRLRQNAGIRSMVRETVLHTEDLVQPIFVTYGSGVKSEISSMPGVYHFSLDTLKEEVDEIVSLGIPAVLLFGIPETKDSVGTSGFADDGIVQEATRLIKSWYPDLLVIADTCLCEFTDHGHCGMVHTFERDGHTCGDVLNDESLELLVRTAVSQVKAGADIIAPSNMMDGFVQAIRSGLDEAGFYNVPIMSYSVKYASAFYGPFREAADSAPQFGDRKTYQMDPANVREALREAETDVLEGADMLMVKPAMAYLDVVRLLRDQFDLPIVAYNVSGEYSMIKAAAQQGWISEQAIVMELLTGMKRAGADIIITYFSKDAARWMRSK; translated from the coding sequence ATGAGTTTTCCAATCGTACGCCATCGTCGGCTGCGTCAAAATGCCGGCATTCGCAGCATGGTCCGTGAGACCGTGCTTCATACGGAGGATCTGGTTCAGCCAATCTTCGTTACCTATGGCAGTGGTGTGAAATCCGAAATTTCCTCGATGCCGGGGGTCTATCATTTTTCGCTCGATACCTTGAAAGAGGAAGTAGACGAAATCGTAAGTCTAGGCATTCCTGCTGTGCTCCTGTTCGGAATTCCTGAGACCAAAGACAGCGTAGGCACATCCGGTTTTGCGGATGACGGGATTGTCCAAGAGGCTACCCGTCTCATCAAGTCGTGGTATCCCGATCTTCTGGTGATTGCTGATACGTGCCTGTGCGAATTTACCGACCACGGCCACTGCGGTATGGTGCATACCTTTGAGCGTGACGGTCACACCTGCGGCGATGTATTAAACGACGAGTCACTGGAGCTGCTCGTTCGTACAGCGGTTTCCCAAGTGAAGGCGGGAGCCGATATTATTGCACCTTCCAATATGATGGACGGTTTTGTTCAAGCCATTCGTTCCGGACTTGATGAAGCCGGATTTTATAACGTGCCGATCATGTCTTACTCGGTTAAGTACGCTTCGGCCTTTTACGGACCTTTCCGTGAAGCTGCCGATTCTGCTCCACAGTTCGGCGACCGTAAAACCTATCAGATGGATCCGGCCAATGTGAGAGAGGCGCTTCGCGAGGCGGAGACGGACGTGCTGGAAGGCGCCGATATGCTGATGGTGAAACCAGCTATGGCCTACCTTGACGTTGTCAGATTGCTGAGAGACCAGTTTGATCTGCCGATTGTCGCTTATAACGTAAGTGGGGAATATTCCATGATTAAGGCGGCTGCTCAGCAGGGATGGATCAGTGAGCAAGCGATTGTGATGGAGCTGCTGACGGGGATGAAGCGTGCCGGTGCGGACATTATCATCACGTATTTCTCGAAGGATGCAGCACGCTGGATGCGCAGCAAGTAA
- the hemL gene encoding glutamate-1-semialdehyde 2,1-aminomutase translates to MSQDMRKEELSRSAFEEAKLYIPGGVNSPVRAFKSVGLTPIYIDRGEGSRVYDIDGNSFIDYVGSWGPLIMGHAHPEVVEALQETAGKGTSFGAPTLLETKMAKLVCERVPSMEVVRMVNSGTEATMSAIRLARGYTGRSKIIKFEGSYHGHADSLLIKAGSGIATLGLPDSPGVPESVASNTIAVPYNDLESVELAFKRFGEEIAAVIVEPVAGNMGVVPPQPGFLEGLRKVTSDYGTVLIFDEVMTGFRVDLNCAQGRYGVTPDLTCLGKVIGGGLPVGAYGGKRELMDQIAPAGPIYQAGTLSGNPLAMAAGYTTLKLLTPAIYEQLEERGARLQAGFERNAKEFGIPLTINRIGSMVCPFFTNTPVVNFDTAKTSDLDRFRQYFAAMVEEGVSVPPSQFEGMFISGAHTVEDIDATIEANYNAFKSL, encoded by the coding sequence ATGAGCCAAGATATGCGGAAAGAAGAATTATCGCGTTCTGCTTTTGAAGAAGCGAAGTTATACATTCCCGGCGGTGTCAACAGTCCGGTACGTGCGTTTAAATCTGTGGGACTAACGCCGATTTATATCGATCGCGGAGAAGGCAGCCGCGTATATGATATCGATGGCAACAGCTTTATCGATTATGTAGGTTCTTGGGGACCGCTGATTATGGGCCACGCGCACCCTGAGGTCGTTGAAGCGCTTCAGGAGACCGCTGGGAAGGGGACCAGCTTTGGTGCGCCAACCCTGTTGGAAACGAAGATGGCGAAGCTCGTCTGCGAGCGCGTGCCGTCGATGGAGGTTGTGCGAATGGTGAATTCCGGTACGGAAGCTACCATGAGCGCCATCCGGCTGGCGCGCGGTTATACCGGGCGCAGCAAAATCATCAAATTCGAAGGCTCTTATCACGGTCACGCCGATAGCCTTCTGATCAAGGCCGGATCAGGCATCGCAACGCTGGGTCTTCCCGATAGTCCCGGTGTCCCTGAGAGCGTGGCTTCCAACACCATTGCCGTTCCTTATAATGACTTGGAGTCGGTAGAGCTTGCCTTCAAGCGGTTCGGCGAAGAGATCGCCGCAGTCATTGTTGAGCCGGTGGCCGGCAACATGGGCGTGGTACCTCCACAGCCAGGGTTCCTGGAAGGACTCCGTAAGGTCACTTCCGATTATGGTACAGTGCTTATTTTCGACGAGGTCATGACCGGATTCCGCGTGGATCTAAACTGTGCGCAAGGACGTTATGGCGTTACGCCGGATTTGACATGTCTGGGCAAGGTGATCGGCGGCGGTCTGCCAGTCGGTGCTTATGGAGGCAAGCGTGAGCTGATGGATCAGATTGCTCCGGCAGGGCCGATCTATCAAGCAGGAACGTTAAGCGGAAATCCGCTCGCCATGGCGGCCGGCTACACGACTCTAAAACTGTTGACGCCTGCTATCTATGAACAGCTGGAGGAACGGGGAGCCCGCCTTCAGGCCGGATTTGAGCGAAACGCTAAGGAATTCGGGATCCCGCTTACGATCAACCGGATCGGGTCCATGGTATGTCCTTTCTTCACGAATACGCCGGTTGTCAATTTTGATACGGCCAAGACAAGCGATCTGGATCGTTTCCGTCAATATTTTGCAGCGATGGTAGAAGAGGGAGTCAGCGTACCTCCTTCCCAGTTCGAGGGCATGTTCATCTCGGGAGCGCATACGGTGGAAGATATCGATGCCACCATCGAAGCCAACTACAATGCCTTCAAGAGCCTATGA
- a CDS encoding RluA family pseudouridine synthase has protein sequence MSYGGGWSKRAEWLEMTPGKALLSQPDRNEAAAKWLMETVGMPEKLYRKLHHEQGIQWRGDRLRLVLFPYRDYGIEPRWQKLDVLYEDDFCLVVNKPAGMAVHPDNESTETTLNHVVAAYYEAEGIHTAVRHIHRLDKDTTGPILYAKNEYAQLKLDEAMREKKIVRIYAAIVQGRVSQDLKRIDLPIGKDRYHASRRRVSLTGQAAITHILSSEVYPKASLLQIRLETGRTHQIRVHLSHMGHPLLGDSLYGGPETFPRQALHGKRLLFTHPLSGESIEVEAPWPQDMLELREQIIESAGR, from the coding sequence ATGAGTTACGGGGGCGGTTGGAGCAAACGCGCCGAATGGCTGGAGATGACGCCGGGCAAGGCGCTGCTTAGTCAGCCGGATCGGAACGAGGCTGCTGCCAAGTGGCTTATGGAAACGGTCGGTATGCCCGAGAAGCTGTATCGCAAGCTTCATCATGAGCAAGGGATACAATGGAGAGGGGACCGGCTTCGGCTGGTCCTTTTTCCTTATCGGGATTACGGCATCGAACCGAGATGGCAGAAGCTAGATGTATTGTACGAGGACGATTTCTGCCTGGTCGTGAACAAACCGGCCGGCATGGCGGTCCATCCGGACAACGAGAGCACGGAGACAACGCTGAATCATGTGGTAGCTGCATATTACGAAGCCGAAGGCATTCATACGGCAGTCCGGCATATTCATCGGCTGGATAAGGACACAACAGGTCCCATACTGTACGCCAAGAATGAATATGCGCAGCTAAAGCTTGACGAGGCCATGCGGGAGAAGAAGATCGTCCGGATTTATGCGGCTATTGTTCAGGGGAGGGTCTCGCAGGATCTGAAGAGAATCGATTTGCCGATAGGCAAAGACCGCTATCACGCAAGCCGCCGGCGGGTTTCATTAACCGGGCAGGCTGCGATCACGCATATTCTCTCATCTGAAGTGTATCCAAAAGCCAGCCTGCTGCAAATTCGTCTGGAAACCGGCCGTACGCATCAGATCCGGGTGCATCTAAGTCATATGGGACATCCGCTTCTGGGAGATTCCTTATACGGAGGACCCGAGACGTTCCCGCGCCAGGCGCTGCATGGCAAACGTCTGTTGTTTACTCATCCTCTCTCGGGCGAGAGTATCGAGGTGGAAGCGCCCTGGCCTCAGGATATGTTGGAGTTAAGAGAGCAAATCATAGAGTCAGCAGGCCGTTAA